A window of Dehalococcoidales bacterium genomic DNA:
CGATTCCATGCGTTTCAGTGAATTGTAGACCGGGCGACCGGCCTGGTTCTCCAGAATCCAATCTCTGGCAAAGGTACCATCCTGGATATCAGCCAGAATCTGCGCCATCTCTTCCTTGACCATCTCGTCAATAACCCGGGGCCCGCGCGTGAGGTCTCCATACTCTGCGGTATCGCTGACGGAGTAACGCATGTAACTCAGGCCGCCCTGGTAGATAAGGTCGACAATGAGTTTCAGTTCGTGGAGCACTTCAAAGTAGGCTATCTCCGGCTGATAGCCGGCCTCAACCAGGGTCTCGAAACCCGCCTTTATCAGGGACGTAATTCCGCCGCAGAGCACTGCCTGCTCGCCGAAGAGGTCAGTCTCGGTCTCTTCGGCAAAGGTTGTCTCGATTACGCCAGCCCGGCTGCAGCCAATGCCGGCGGCGTAGGCCAGCGCGATATCCTTGGCCTTGCCGGTGGCGTCCTGGTGGACGGCGATTATGGCCGGCGGACCGACTTTCTCGGTGTAGAGTTGCCGCAGCATGTGGCCTGGGCACTTGGGGGCTATCATGACTACATCCACATTCGACGGAGGCACAACCTGTCCGTAGTGAATGCTGAAACCATGGGAAAACAGCAGCGTATTGTTCGCGGCTAGGCCACCAGCCACGAACTGGGCATATATCTTTCCGTGCAGCTCGTCGGGTGCCAGTATTGAGATAATGTCCGCTTCGCCGGCTACTTTATCGGCACTGGCCACCTTGAAGCCGGCCTCCTTAGCGTTGTTCCAGCCCGGGCTGCCTTCTACCTCGGCCACTATCACCTGGCTGCCACTATCCCTCAGATTCTGAGCCTGAGCATGCCCCTGACTCCCGTAGCCAATAATGCCGATTACCTTCCCATCAAGTAGCTTGAGGTCACAATCCCTGTCATAGTATATCTTGGCCATTTCTTTCCCTCCTTGTAGTATGTTACGAATCCTGCTGTGATGGTTTTATCACCAGTGTCGGGTTTGGGATACTCAGCAGAACGCTCTCCGCAACGCTGCCGTATACCAGGCGACTCAGCCCGGAGCGCCCGTGGGTTGTCATGACAACGACACTGTAAGGGTTCTTGCTGGCATACGTGATTATC
This region includes:
- the ilvC gene encoding ketol-acid reductoisomerase, with the translated sequence MAKIYYDRDCDLKLLDGKVIGIIGYGSQGHAQAQNLRDSGSQVIVAEVEGSPGWNNAKEAGFKVASADKVAGEADIISILAPDELHGKIYAQFVAGGLAANNTLLFSHGFSIHYGQVVPPSNVDVVMIAPKCPGHMLRQLYTEKVGPPAIIAVHQDATGKAKDIALAYAAGIGCSRAGVIETTFAEETETDLFGEQAVLCGGITSLIKAGFETLVEAGYQPEIAYFEVLHELKLIVDLIYQGGLSYMRYSVSDTAEYGDLTRGPRVIDEMVKEEMAQILADIQDGTFARDWILENQAGRPVYNSLKRMESEHLIEEVGAELRQMMPWLKG